A window of Pseudomonadota bacterium contains these coding sequences:
- a CDS encoding GspH/FimT family pseudopilin: MKNSLPCKLFIDRKGVILLDLLIVAIILAILGMVAIPIFSSFIADNKLEGSAGELVAGLQYAGNLAVQYQRPFGLCADVAGNWFKVFDTSPSPNPTPPARPDNIPPVDENGIVLNPFDKTWYVKDFDTMDIYKGVQITSIPSGGTVQFYPDGHSGFTDSVFSISYGGKQKTITVNGTTGLITVQ; this comes from the coding sequence GTGAAGAACTCTCTCCCATGCAAACTGTTTATTGACAGAAAAGGGGTAATACTCCTTGATCTTCTCATAGTGGCAATAATTCTGGCTATCCTGGGAATGGTTGCAATACCCATTTTTTCCTCCTTTATTGCTGACAATAAATTAGAAGGATCGGCGGGAGAATTGGTGGCCGGTCTACAGTATGCCGGAAATCTGGCAGTGCAGTATCAGAGACCCTTCGGTCTTTGTGCCGATGTGGCAGGGAACTGGTTCAAGGTCTTTGATACGAGTCCTTCGCCAAACCCGACGCCCCCGGCAAGACCGGACAATATACCTCCCGTTGACGAGAATGGTATCGTACTCAATCCATTTGACAAGACCTGGTATGTAAAGGACTTTGACACGATGGACATCTATAAGGGAGTTCAGATCACTTCGATTCCTTCGGGGGGTACGGTTCAATTCTATCCCGACGGCCATTCCGGTTTTACTGACAGCGTTTTTTCAATCAGCTATGGAGGAAAGCAGAAGACCATAACGGTAAACGGCACAACAGGTCTGATTACGGTGCAGTGA
- a CDS encoding type II secretion system protein, producing MDMDRKTGGFTLMEMLISIVLLGIIMFGLEGPLSTALSSYKGTKGKQDLLVKARLATERMVMFVQKTDRIENPTGTNEEVLKISERLLDTYNNNSHAYIVAGDGKLDADNNGDGIVNVGTDDSVEYITYDLDKSDSANWKLMEQLPDYSSAPSGLLTKKVVCEHVTEFKVSRFSNSLVEIRLSVNEGNTGLSLQTRARARLME from the coding sequence ATGGATATGGACCGAAAAACAGGCGGTTTCACTTTGATGGAAATGCTCATCAGTATCGTTCTTCTCGGGATTATCATGTTCGGTCTGGAAGGGCCGCTAAGCACTGCCCTCTCCTCTTACAAGGGCACGAAGGGAAAACAGGATTTGCTCGTAAAAGCTCGTTTGGCCACAGAGCGCATGGTCATGTTCGTCCAAAAAACAGACCGAATCGAGAATCCCACAGGAACAAATGAAGAAGTTCTCAAGATCAGCGAACGACTGCTTGACACGTACAATAACAACAGCCATGCCTATATAGTCGCGGGAGACGGAAAGCTGGACGCCGACAACAATGGCGATGGAATCGTAAATGTCGGCACCGACGATTCCGTAGAGTACATCACATATGATCTTGATAAATCTGACAGCGCCAACTGGAAACTGATGGAACAGTTGCCCGATTACAGCTCTGCCCCGAGCGGACTGCTCACGAAGAAAGTGGTCTGTGAGCATGTGACCGAGTTCAAGGTGAGTCGTTTCTCAAACAGCCTTGTCGAAATCCGTCTGTCCGTTAATGAAGGAAATACGGGCTTGAGCCTTCAAACGAGAGCGCGCGCGAGGCTCATGGAATGA
- a CDS encoding SMP-30/gluconolactonase/LRE family protein, with product MRNDKGFILITLLFMLLLLSVTAFMLNSRSGLQSRMAYNQTQAVQTHLGQVSVLEKTIWKLNQSPGWRTLNESFPYNGTAYTGTVLDSSGVAGYSDAVTISVKAPGGAGPLKESFRYYMDTLPPFINKKPYRLRADAAGTLYFADTDSNSIWRINAASGAIIRVVGNDNSGFSGDGGQAILAQLNGPQGLCISSTGEMYIADTRNHRIRKVSFGGISTYAGNGTNGYGGDGGSALNAALSNPKSCAVDSTGNLYIADSGNCMIRKIDATTKIITLVAGRVGEDGHPDCGFSEGLATKAKLNNPSDLYKTSSGDIYVADTENNRIRKFKEGGNMSTVAGSAGSGYSGDYGPATAALLNGSAGIFVDSANNIYIADTGNHCIRKVSAETGTITTVAGTGWAGYYGDGLFAWWARLDSPAGVYVNSTGDMIISDTMNSTLRKVAASTGIISTMAITASSGLNAPRGMVTYYDRNEGKMYLYIVDMKNHRVRKLDILTNKLTTVAGTGTAGFSGDGGAATGATLDTPGGIAVDSSGNLFIADTNNSRIRKVDFLTGIIITVAGKNISGYDQDEHAATSAKLNKPSDVFVDASGTFFIADTQNHLIRKVDTSGTIHTVAGTARIAGYSGDGGSATSAQISSPGGVFVDVSGNVYFADTGNNSVRKVNTSAIISTVAGTGLAGYLGDGGAATSATLTSPTDVRVDGSGSLFIADSGNHAVRVVTGYDGKIKTFAGVFPKSSGFNGDNQPAVAAKMNGPSGVVLSGTNGNGKIYISDTVNNKIRVLMLRKVKELY from the coding sequence ATGAGAAACGATAAAGGATTTATCCTGATTACGCTTCTCTTCATGCTTCTTCTTCTTTCCGTTACGGCCTTTATGCTCAACTCACGTTCAGGGCTACAATCGCGGATGGCGTATAACCAGACGCAGGCTGTTCAAACGCACCTGGGCCAGGTGTCGGTCCTTGAAAAAACTATCTGGAAGTTAAACCAGAGCCCTGGATGGCGGACCCTGAATGAAAGTTTCCCTTATAATGGCACGGCTTATACCGGCACGGTCCTGGACAGTTCAGGCGTAGCAGGATACTCCGATGCTGTTACCATATCCGTAAAGGCGCCGGGAGGAGCGGGTCCTCTGAAGGAGTCGTTTCGCTACTACATGGATACACTCCCTCCCTTCATTAACAAAAAACCCTACCGTCTGAGAGCAGACGCGGCGGGTACCCTTTATTTTGCTGACACCGACAGCAACTCAATATGGAGAATAAATGCTGCTTCAGGGGCGATCATCCGGGTGGTGGGCAATGACAACAGCGGATTCAGCGGCGACGGAGGGCAAGCAATTCTGGCCCAGTTGAACGGGCCCCAAGGTCTTTGTATCAGTTCAACCGGAGAGATGTATATTGCTGATACAAGGAATCACCGCATCAGAAAAGTAAGTTTCGGGGGTATAAGCACTTATGCCGGGAATGGCACGAACGGTTACGGCGGAGACGGTGGTTCCGCCCTGAATGCAGCCCTGTCGAACCCGAAGAGCTGTGCTGTTGATTCTACGGGAAACCTTTATATTGCCGACAGCGGCAACTGCATGATCCGTAAGATTGATGCCACCACGAAAATTATTACTCTTGTGGCAGGCAGAGTAGGCGAAGATGGACATCCTGATTGCGGTTTTAGCGAAGGTCTGGCAACCAAAGCCAAATTGAATAATCCGAGTGACCTCTACAAGACCAGTTCAGGCGATATCTATGTTGCCGACACGGAGAACAACAGGATCCGCAAATTCAAGGAAGGAGGGAATATGTCGACGGTTGCCGGTAGCGCAGGGTCGGGATATTCCGGAGACTATGGGCCGGCAACGGCGGCACTACTGAATGGTTCCGCCGGGATTTTTGTTGACTCTGCAAATAATATCTATATTGCCGATACAGGTAATCACTGCATCAGAAAAGTCTCTGCCGAAACAGGGACCATCACCACTGTGGCTGGTACAGGATGGGCAGGGTATTACGGGGATGGTTTATTTGCATGGTGGGCTAGACTGGATAGTCCAGCTGGTGTGTATGTGAATAGTACAGGAGATATGATCATCTCGGATACGATGAACTCTACCCTCCGAAAAGTGGCAGCCTCCACCGGGATTATTTCCACTATGGCCATTACCGCCTCGTCCGGTCTGAATGCACCCCGTGGGATGGTGACCTATTATGACCGTAACGAAGGCAAAATGTACCTCTATATCGTTGATATGAAGAATCACCGTGTCCGTAAGCTGGACATCCTGACAAACAAGCTGACGACAGTAGCCGGTACAGGAACTGCGGGTTTTTCAGGCGATGGCGGGGCAGCGACCGGCGCCACACTCGATACACCCGGCGGCATTGCAGTGGACAGTTCGGGCAATCTCTTTATTGCCGACACCAATAACAGCAGAATCCGCAAAGTAGATTTCCTGACAGGGATCATTATAACCGTTGCAGGCAAGAACATTAGTGGTTATGATCAAGATGAACATGCAGCTACAAGTGCCAAATTAAATAAACCTTCCGACGTTTTTGTTGATGCTTCGGGAACGTTTTTCATCGCCGACACACAGAATCATCTGATTCGCAAGGTAGATACTTCCGGTACGATTCACACTGTTGCAGGCACAGCCCGGATTGCGGGATATTCGGGAGATGGAGGGTCGGCAACATCGGCACAGATAAGCTCGCCGGGCGGAGTTTTCGTGGATGTTTCAGGAAATGTCTACTTTGCGGATACCGGCAATAATAGTGTACGAAAGGTAAATACCTCCGCCATTATCTCCACTGTTGCCGGAACTGGATTGGCCGGGTACTTGGGCGACGGCGGTGCAGCCACAAGTGCGACGCTCACCAGTCCCACAGATGTGAGGGTCGACGGTTCAGGCAGTCTCTTTATCGCTGACAGCGGAAACCATGCCGTGAGGGTTGTGACCGGCTATGATGGTAAGATCAAGACCTTTGCCGGGGTCTTTCCAAAAAGCAGCGGTTTTAACGGCGACAATCAACCTGCTGTCGCAGCAAAGATGAACGGGCCGAGCGGCGTAGTACTGTCCGGGACAAATGGAAACGGGAAGATTTACATTTCCGACACGGTCAACAACAAAATACGCGTGCTTATGCTCAGGAAAGTGAAGGAACTCTATTGA
- the pilM gene encoding pilus assembly protein PilM, with protein MIFDIESRYPIGIDIGAKYIAAAQLRDEKGKKVLRGLHYRKLDAGTENDDILVSALREITKSKVFAGRRVVLSIPSKNLSIFPIHFQIEKTGSLEEAILRESEKYLPFPLEDAVIDYPSLLSEESGDFNQYKALIVAARREDLKKYMALLKDAGLHVDVFDFSVSALIRLHYYLYQKGPNPVILGHIGLSKSLFAVASQESIVVQRDVGWGSEVMLEEFLSSIDISHDNGSAKAILKRHGLSYEDHDPAKADQEKDSDTIGIERAVYQIITPHIDEFLHEMDKGISYARVEARSPEFEGIYLYGQAGIVSSLDKYIERRMNIRTEIVNPLDRIPLSDKRLLAAIPDDAPLALALGLSMRRVPWL; from the coding sequence ATGATATTCGACATTGAGTCACGCTATCCCATCGGTATCGACATCGGTGCAAAATATATTGCTGCGGCACAGTTGCGTGACGAAAAGGGAAAGAAGGTCCTTCGTGGCTTACATTACAGGAAGCTTGATGCAGGCACTGAAAACGATGATATTCTCGTTTCTGCCCTGAGAGAAATCACAAAGAGCAAGGTCTTTGCAGGCCGCCGGGTAGTACTGAGTATCCCGTCAAAAAATCTATCCATTTTTCCTATCCATTTTCAGATAGAGAAGACAGGCTCACTTGAAGAAGCTATTCTCAGAGAATCGGAAAAATATCTTCCTTTTCCTCTTGAGGATGCTGTTATCGACTACCCTTCTCTCCTGTCGGAGGAGAGCGGTGATTTCAACCAATATAAGGCTTTAATTGTGGCAGCCCGGCGTGAGGACCTGAAGAAGTACATGGCTCTCCTGAAAGATGCAGGTTTGCACGTTGACGTATTCGATTTTTCCGTGTCGGCCCTGATCCGCTTGCATTACTATCTTTATCAGAAGGGGCCGAATCCCGTTATCCTCGGCCATATCGGCCTTTCAAAAAGCCTCTTTGCAGTTGCTTCCCAGGAAAGTATCGTTGTTCAACGCGATGTAGGTTGGGGCTCAGAGGTCATGCTTGAAGAATTTCTATCCAGTATTGATATTTCCCACGATAACGGCAGTGCGAAGGCGATTTTGAAGCGGCATGGGCTTTCCTATGAGGACCATGATCCTGCTAAAGCCGATCAGGAGAAAGATTCAGACACAATCGGTATAGAGCGTGCCGTTTATCAGATTATCACACCTCACATTGATGAGTTTCTCCACGAAATGGATAAAGGCATAAGTTACGCAAGGGTTGAAGCACGAAGCCCTGAGTTTGAAGGGATCTATCTCTACGGCCAGGCGGGCATTGTCTCCTCACTTGATAAATACATCGAAAGGCGAATGAACATAAGAACTGAAATTGTGAACCCTCTGGATAGAATTCCCCTGTCGGATAAGCGGCTGCTTGCTGCTATACCGGATGACGCACCCCTCGCACTGGCCCTGGGTTTATCAATGAGGAGGGTCCCCTGGCTTTAA
- a CDS encoding PilN domain-containing protein has product MILSLGILSGLFVIHGYVINVQTQTLKENKDIAGRLAARNDELKRLQSDQEKLDQKQSALAAVKSKNPPVTQVISKLSAIMNDETWLSQLVIDPGEEQDKEARLVLTGFSMSNERLGDFLSRLSTERPFKTVVLKFASESEGDEPGQKATSGKGRIRFQIICQIGKG; this is encoded by the coding sequence TTGATCCTCTCATTAGGCATCCTTTCCGGCCTCTTTGTGATTCATGGTTATGTAATCAATGTGCAAACGCAAACATTGAAAGAAAACAAAGATATAGCCGGTCGGTTGGCAGCCAGAAATGATGAACTGAAACGCTTACAGAGCGATCAGGAAAAACTTGATCAGAAACAATCGGCTCTCGCAGCCGTGAAATCAAAGAATCCGCCTGTCACTCAGGTTATTTCCAAATTGTCGGCCATTATGAACGATGAAACCTGGCTGTCGCAACTGGTCATAGATCCCGGAGAGGAACAGGATAAAGAAGCCCGGCTGGTTCTCACGGGCTTTTCAATGTCTAACGAGCGCCTGGGAGATTTCTTGAGCCGATTGTCCACGGAGCGGCCCTTTAAAACAGTGGTTCTCAAATTTGCAAGCGAATCCGAAGGCGATGAGCCGGGTCAAAAGGCCACATCCGGCAAGGGCAGGATCAGGTTTCAGATCATATGTCAAATAGGCAAAGGATGA
- the pilO gene encoding type 4a pilus biogenesis protein PilO: MKVTVKAIDRFCLAAAILVLILCGYWFFTKSLGQERLYHQEKDSLTKQVNDVGVAEKNIERLKASTRSTTEELRTLDRQIPEDAQIGLFLKQLDGLMKKREVDLILVQPQPILKEKLYQRIPIKVSCKGLFVNIYHLLQDFDTLDRFIVVDRMTLGKAERAGYCQLDLTALIFMRESKLSAIR, encoded by the coding sequence ATGAAGGTAACTGTGAAGGCAATTGACAGATTCTGCCTTGCAGCAGCTATTCTGGTTCTGATATTATGTGGCTACTGGTTCTTCACCAAGAGTCTTGGACAGGAAAGGTTATATCATCAGGAAAAAGACAGCCTGACAAAACAGGTGAATGACGTGGGGGTTGCGGAAAAGAACATAGAACGGCTGAAGGCATCCACCAGATCGACGACGGAAGAGTTAAGAACCCTGGATAGACAGATCCCGGAAGATGCTCAGATCGGCCTGTTCCTCAAACAACTGGACGGACTGATGAAGAAAAGAGAGGTCGACCTGATTTTGGTCCAGCCCCAGCCCATCCTCAAGGAAAAACTGTACCAGAGGATCCCCATTAAGGTGAGCTGCAAGGGACTTTTTGTCAATATTTATCATCTTCTTCAGGATTTTGACACCCTGGATCGTTTCATTGTTGTAGATAGAATGACTTTAGGAAAAGCAGAGCGTGCAGGATATTGCCAGCTTGACTTGACTGCTCTTATTTTTATGAGAGAGTCTAAATTATCCGCTATAAGGTAG
- a CDS encoding Swt1 family HEPN domain-containing protein codes for MDNDLPGYLQKVSVGLSGYLEKVLPAIYDDWWQDGVLSSLSFNQRRRLEQQGPNSLSSLDLAALLRILDQNWYQVSEKKCLSPEARHFLKEMQTIRNRWAHKGTDGFPADDIYRDLDTLQRFTVIIEANPDLIQQIATAKRSLLVEQPSPTGAAENSSLVTVQSASDIKVGHIVCLKTDPSVRGAVIEVLSGEPEPRYRVFVDREIRVFYASQITPETQTDSSFHILTNKQFRCYLTALQLRHPSVSTLYSMNSARVDFIPYQFRPVLKFIRSDRPRLLIADGVGVGKTIEAGLILRELQARRDIRSVLIICPRPMVTERKWEIEMKRFEEEFVHLDSKTLHYCITEMDRDGVWPTRYEKVIVPYSLFDKGLLEGTEPKTRSKRKKGLEGLDPLPKFDLVIVDEAHHIRNEATYSYKAVKFFCDHAEAVVFLTATPIQMGSNDLYVLLNVLRPDLIIDKEAFRHMSEPNPYINEAVAAVRSQQPGWTEIASGALEQATNTPWGHAILSDDPEFNSVQNKLLQDHLSAEDRITLIHKIESFHTFSGIINRTRRRDIGDFTIRKPQTVEVPFTDEQKELHDRILEVQADIFRRLHGDINVRFMMTTICRQAASCLFGLAPLLKDILGRHIDELLWDEADDMYEPTSAIKPEKIKTEIFTILDLAKNLEPIDPKLQALKNILDGKQRTANNKVMVFSCFRHTLNYLHTALLNEGFRVGLIHGGTPDSDRVDMRERFERSLEDNDAFDVLLFSEVGCEGLDYQFCDCIVNYDLPWNPMRVEQRIGRIDRRGQCSESVVIFNLVTPGTIDADIYERCLLRIGVFNNALGSCEEILGEIAHEINNIAQNFLLTEEDRKNKFQQLADNKIRLIQEQEELEQEQIELFGIRLPEDQLKKEISDATSFWLSQDSIHDLVLSYLQETLGTGKDFILGEKVLKNLRLSREDRDRLLKDFQRLPKPTPAFYRSWETWLKGDSPYLEVTFDAAAASGHSKAAFIMPLHPLARQAVLAMKIEEKMFTTLKVIEPAISPGIYPFAVYQWHIRGIRDDLHLQVIAESDELARLLPELLERAEDDKINNEAIADVSIWTKLDNRHYHQWSAARDEHIRQTQEIARFRRESLSSSHKARIALLIEQLDTVSNENIQRMRQSQIVTAEADYARRSQEIDIAMERADITAQPVVHGVIRICKYEGGL; via the coding sequence ATGGATAATGACCTGCCTGGATATTTGCAAAAGGTGTCTGTCGGTTTATCGGGTTATCTGGAGAAGGTTCTTCCCGCAATTTACGATGATTGGTGGCAGGATGGGGTATTATCGTCCCTTTCCTTCAATCAACGACGCCGCCTTGAGCAGCAAGGACCAAATTCCCTTTCCTCTCTGGACCTGGCTGCCCTGCTGCGCATACTGGATCAGAATTGGTATCAGGTTTCTGAAAAAAAGTGTCTTTCTCCCGAAGCCCGCCATTTCCTCAAGGAGATGCAAACAATTCGCAACCGGTGGGCACACAAAGGGACGGATGGGTTCCCAGCCGATGATATATACCGGGATTTGGACACATTGCAACGTTTTACCGTAATTATTGAAGCAAACCCTGACCTGATTCAGCAAATAGCCACTGCAAAACGTTCCCTGCTGGTTGAACAACCTTCTCCTACCGGCGCTGCAGAAAATTCCTCCTTAGTAACAGTACAATCTGCCTCAGATATCAAAGTGGGTCACATTGTCTGCCTGAAGACTGACCCCTCTGTCCGTGGAGCTGTGATTGAGGTATTGTCGGGTGAACCCGAACCTCGTTACCGAGTCTTTGTAGATAGGGAAATCAGGGTTTTTTATGCTTCACAGATAACACCTGAAACGCAGACCGACAGTTCTTTCCATATTTTGACGAATAAACAGTTTCGTTGCTATCTCACCGCCTTACAGCTTCGCCACCCAAGTGTATCTACTCTCTACTCGATGAATTCCGCTCGTGTTGATTTCATTCCTTATCAATTTCGCCCTGTCCTCAAATTTATCCGATCCGACCGCCCTCGTTTGCTTATTGCCGATGGCGTTGGTGTGGGTAAGACCATTGAGGCTGGTTTGATCCTTCGTGAACTCCAGGCACGCCGCGACATCCGGTCGGTGCTTATAATATGTCCCCGACCCATGGTTACCGAACGTAAGTGGGAAATTGAAATGAAACGTTTCGAAGAAGAATTCGTCCATCTGGATAGTAAAACACTGCATTATTGTATTACAGAGATGGACCGTGACGGTGTATGGCCTACCCGTTATGAAAAAGTAATCGTGCCTTATTCACTTTTTGACAAAGGCTTACTTGAAGGAACTGAACCAAAAACCCGTAGCAAAAGGAAAAAGGGACTGGAAGGTCTTGACCCGCTCCCGAAATTCGATCTTGTGATTGTTGACGAAGCCCATCATATCAGAAACGAAGCAACCTATAGTTACAAGGCTGTAAAGTTTTTCTGCGACCATGCCGAAGCTGTTGTTTTTCTCACGGCAACCCCTATCCAGATGGGCAGCAACGATCTTTACGTATTGCTTAATGTTCTCCGTCCCGATCTCATTATTGACAAGGAAGCATTCAGACACATGTCTGAACCTAACCCCTATATTAACGAGGCTGTTGCGGCAGTTCGCAGCCAACAGCCGGGATGGACTGAGATTGCCTCCGGGGCATTGGAACAAGCAACTAATACACCATGGGGCCATGCGATTCTTTCCGATGATCCTGAATTCAATTCAGTGCAAAATAAGCTTTTACAGGATCATTTAAGCGCAGAAGACAGGATCACCTTGATTCACAAAATAGAGTCCTTTCACACCTTTTCAGGTATTATTAACCGTACCAGAAGAAGGGATATCGGTGATTTCACTATAAGAAAACCTCAAACAGTTGAAGTGCCTTTCACAGATGAACAAAAAGAGTTGCATGACCGTATACTGGAGGTCCAGGCAGATATCTTTAGACGACTCCACGGGGACATAAATGTTCGATTCATGATGACAACAATCTGTAGGCAGGCAGCGAGCTGTCTCTTCGGGCTGGCTCCTCTGCTTAAGGATATACTCGGCAGGCACATTGACGAACTGTTATGGGATGAAGCCGATGATATGTATGAGCCCACTTCTGCCATAAAACCGGAAAAAATTAAAACTGAAATTTTTACAATACTGGATCTTGCGAAGAATCTTGAACCGATTGATCCTAAGCTACAAGCTCTCAAAAACATCCTCGACGGCAAACAACGGACGGCAAACAACAAAGTAATGGTTTTCAGTTGCTTTCGGCATACGCTCAATTATCTCCATACTGCATTGCTAAATGAAGGATTCCGTGTTGGTTTGATTCATGGAGGAACGCCGGATTCTGATCGTGTTGATATGCGTGAACGTTTTGAGCGTTCTCTGGAAGACAATGATGCCTTTGATGTGCTTCTTTTTTCAGAGGTCGGGTGCGAGGGTCTGGATTACCAGTTCTGCGACTGCATCGTCAACTATGATCTGCCTTGGAACCCGATGCGGGTGGAGCAGAGAATCGGGAGAATAGACCGAAGAGGCCAGTGCAGCGAAAGCGTGGTAATATTCAACCTTGTAACGCCTGGCACCATAGATGCAGATATTTACGAACGCTGTTTGCTTCGTATTGGTGTATTTAACAATGCCCTTGGCAGTTGCGAGGAGATACTTGGTGAAATAGCCCATGAAATAAATAATATAGCTCAAAATTTTTTGCTTACTGAGGAAGACCGTAAAAATAAGTTCCAACAGCTTGCCGACAACAAAATCAGATTAATACAGGAGCAGGAAGAATTGGAACAGGAACAGATTGAGCTTTTCGGTATAAGGTTGCCTGAAGATCAGTTGAAAAAGGAGATTTCCGATGCAACAAGTTTCTGGCTTTCCCAGGATTCTATACATGATCTTGTACTCTCCTATTTGCAGGAGACCCTTGGAACTGGTAAAGACTTCATTCTTGGAGAAAAGGTTCTTAAGAACCTTCGTCTTTCCCGGGAAGACCGTGACAGATTATTGAAAGACTTTCAGAGACTGCCAAAACCGACCCCTGCATTTTACCGATCCTGGGAAACATGGCTGAAAGGTGACAGCCCTTACCTTGAAGTGACCTTTGATGCTGCTGCAGCATCAGGTCATTCGAAGGCCGCTTTTATTATGCCTCTCCACCCTCTGGCAAGACAGGCTGTGCTTGCCATGAAAATAGAAGAGAAAATGTTCACAACGTTGAAAGTGATTGAGCCTGCAATTAGTCCGGGTATTTACCCCTTTGCAGTTTACCAGTGGCATATCCGTGGTATCCGGGATGACCTGCACCTCCAGGTTATTGCTGAATCGGACGAACTTGCCCGGTTATTGCCTGAACTTCTTGAAAGAGCTGAAGATGATAAAATCAATAATGAAGCTATTGCCGATGTTTCAATCTGGACAAAACTCGACAACCGACATTATCATCAATGGTCTGCTGCCAGAGATGAACACATTAGACAGACTCAGGAAATAGCCCGATTTCGGCGCGAAAGTCTTTCTTCCAGCCATAAAGCAAGAATTGCACTTCTCATAGAACAGTTGGACACAGTAAGTAATGAAAATATACAACGGATGCGGCAGTCGCAGATAGTCACAGCCGAGGCGGACTATGCCCGGAGAAGCCAGGAGATTGATATAGCTATGGAACGAGCAGATATAACCGCCCAGCCAGTGGTGCATGGGGTTATAAGAATTTGTAAATATGAGGGAGGTCTATAA